AAACGAAAAGGGCACCAGAAAGCAGCAATGGTAATTACTTCAAGCAACCACTGCCCTTTCTTGTCTCCTGTGAAAAACTGCCTGAGTTTCTTAAATAATGTAGAATCTTCAACACTACAAATATATTTcgtattaaaaaacacacacacacaaacagtaaCAGAGAAGTACAGAATTCCACACCTTTTAAATTTCCAAGATATCCAACAACTTTCCCCAATGATTTAGTTTTATAAATTCTCAGTTTTAGACAAATCTAATTCTAAAACTAAAGTACATTTTGAAATAAGTATCATTACTTTCTAGTTATCTGTGCCATGGGCTCTTTTCCTTTATAAGTATATAAGACTGACTATATCTTCATTTTAGTTGCCATTAAATTTTAGTTGAAGTTGATGAAATACAACTAGCAATACCAGGTTTACCTAATATTATAAATACAACACCACTCTGTGATCAAGAACCCTCTGACAAAAGTAAATGTTGGTACATGTGATTGGCAACTGGATTCTGTCTTCTAGTCAGGCTTATATTCTTAAATGAGGACAGTAAATTTTTACTTTCTGTGGAGGTAAAGAATGAACAAAAAGCAACATTATCTGAAAGACGGTACATGTATTCTCAGCATTCTCCTAGTTTAATCTCTCTAGACTGGAATGATTATACAGGTACCATTAATTATAAGATTCCTGGAATAGTTGTTTTCCCACAAGTTCCAACCGACTCTAAGGCCCTGCATAGTCCGTATGTATGCTGAAGTGGGAGGAAACCCACAGCCCAGCAGTGCTTTACAGAGACAGAGGGTGACCCAGCGGGACGCTCACTAGCAGAGTGCTCCAGGCTGGGTCACTTCATCTACCTCACAAACTGTACACGATGGAGTTTTTAGACACCACTTCTATTTTATGGTGTGGTATTATCCTACCACTTCTCCCCATTAAGACTTAACATTCACACTTCTTATTGGCTATCTCCCAAGTCCCCTTGTTCTGTGCTCTAAAACATCCACTTCTCTTCTGAATGAAAAAACTTTGGGGGTTAGTTgtcaaatttagaaaatttattcttttcaaaGAGAGAGTTAACCATGATACAAGACAATCAATATTTTGTGGAACATTTATAAACTTGGATGGGGCAACAACATAAGTATAGTACTTACAATAAAAAAGTCAATGCGTTCCTATACTATATAGTATCATATACATTCACCCACCTCCCCAAAAAGTCACTTATAAAATGAATTCACTGAACTGTATTACAGCATGCCCATCATTAGGTACTGGATCTAGAACTAATTTTTAAACAGTAGCCCAACTTACCCGGACAAGTGCGTCATCTATGATATGGTCACGTCTGACTTTGAGTCTCAAATATGGATTCAACTGCTGTCCTTGAACTAAGCTGTAGAGAACAGTAATTCTTCGTTCACTGTACATGCGAATTCTATTGTCATAATATAATCCCAAATTCTTTGTGACAGCATTCAGTATAAAGGGACATGTCATAAAAGAGAACTTGTTCTCGGTTTCTACTTTGAAAAAAGTATAATCTTTATCCATTTCTAGAACATCATTCAGTGGTTCATTAATAAACTCTTCAAAAGGGATAAGTGGTTTTCGACAATCCAGAGTTTTAACAGCAAGTTCAGTTTCCAGTGGGTCCACTCGAGGACCTTTCttgttccttctttcttctcccaatAACTCCTGAAGTGTCAATTCACTGGACTCAGGAAGGGGCTCTTCATCATCTTCTTCATTATGGTTTGTGTCTACCTCCCCTCCTACTACATTTGCATAGTAAACCATTTTCAAGCACTTGGAAGCAGCAACAATAGCATCATCGTCGTTCACTAGATTTCGATTGTTAAAGTCAGTGCTTATGACTTTGTATGTAATAAGCTGCTGAAATGTTTCCATCATTCTCCGAATCTGGTCTGCACTGTATTTAGACCACAGTCTGACCAGttttccttgggctgcaaggggTAGCTTACTCATTGCTTTGCAAAACAGAGGCAAAGCCATTTCCAGATATTCAGGACTGTGGAGATTTCTATTCTCCATGACAATAATGAATAAATTCAGATAATTAGGATCTCGGGAGTATACATTGTGATACGTCAAGTCACATTCCACATTAGGTGACAAATACACAAGTGCGTTGAGAAAAgcagtttctattttttcattagaGAGCAATCTGGTGTAGACCCTTCTAATAGCCTCAATATCCACAGACACATCATCAGGGCCTAACTTTTGTAAGTTGTTATCTCCTTGTGAGCTATCACTTATCCTTGAGGAAGATGCTTCTGAATCCTCCTCCATAGCTGCTGCAGAACATGCAgccttttccttttcatcttcatCTTTATCTTCGTCCTTTCCTTGAAGAGATTTCAGTTCTTCCTTGGTATGTTGCTTGACTTTCCGAAAGCTTTGTACCAATGCTTCAGCACTAGAAAAAACTCTTCCAATAACAC
This window of the Budorcas taxicolor isolate Tak-1 chromosome 21, Takin1.1, whole genome shotgun sequence genome carries:
- the UBE3A gene encoding ubiquitin-protein ligase E3A isoform X3, producing the protein MNKKDGQGARDDFKDVTYLTEEMVYEILELCREREDYSPLIRVIGRVFSSAEALVQSFRKVKQHTKEELKSLQGKDEDKDEDEKEKAACSAAAMEEDSEASSSRISDSSQGDNNLQKLGPDDVSVDIEAIRRVYTRLLSNEKIETAFLNALVYLSPNVECDLTYHNVYSRDPNYLNLFIIVMENRNLHSPEYLEMALPLFCKAMSKLPLAAQGKLVRLWSKYSADQIRRMMETFQQLITYKVISTDFNNRNLVNDDDAIVAASKCLKMVYYANVVGGEVDTNHNEEDDEEPLPESSELTLQELLGEERRNKKGPRVDPLETELAVKTLDCRKPLIPFEEFINEPLNDVLEMDKDYTFFKVETENKFSFMTCPFILNAVTKNLGLYYDNRIRMYSERRITVLYSLVQGQQLNPYLRLKVRRDHIIDDALVRLEMIAMENPADLKKQLYVEFEGEQGVDEGGVSKEFFQLVVEEIFNPDIGMFTYDESTKLFWFNPSSFETEGQFTLIGIVLGLAIYNNCILDVHFPMVVYRKLMGKKGTFLDLGDSHPVLYQSLKDLLEYEGNVEDDMMITFQISQTDLFGNPMMYDLKENGDKIPITNENRKEFVNLYSDYILNKSVEKQFKAFRRGFHMVTNESPLKYLFRPEEIELLICGSRNLDFQALEETTEYDGGYTRDSVVIREFWEIVHSFTDEQKRLFLQFTTGTDRAPVGGLGKLKMIIAKNGPDTERLPTSHTCFNVLLLPEYSSKEKLKERLLKAITYAKGFGML